ATCCATATCCCTGGAGTTCATACCTAACCGACGTGCTGTGCTTTGCCAGCTTTTCAGAGCAGCCGATATTTCATCAATTATTGCCTCGGCCTGTTTTTTTTTCAGACCGAAAAACGGTGCTGCCTCTCGTGCCAGATCGAGATCGGCTTCAGGCCCTTGTTCCGAGATCCAGGTTGTAAGTTCCCGGGCTTTTTCCGCAAGTGGTACGGGATTCAGGTCGTAGGCGGGCGAGAGACGCCATCTGCTGTTGCGGTCGTAAAGGAATCCGTGGTTGCGCAGGTGATCATCGAGGTTGCCAATAAGAACATTGAAAACAACCCTTTTCCAGAGTTCGTTCAGGTCTTGCGTCGGCGAACTCGAATACATGCGTATGATCTCCGCGATGTCGGTGTAAGTTCCTTCGTCTCCGTCGTTCAGCCCTAGAAGGCTCATGGCCGAGAGAAACGGGATACGTTGGTTTCTCACTCGGTCAAAGCGTCGAATCAGTGCCACTGGCCGGCCGACAACATCCAGCAGCCTGGCGTCTGCCACGGTTAGCCCCACTTGGCGTGCCAAAGTCATCGCCAGCACCTCTCCATGCGGTATGCTCCTGTCGTCATCGGGTTTTGGAAACTTGGCGATTGCCAGAGAACCGTCTTTGTCCTCTACCGCGGATTTGGGGCGGGCGCCGCCGAGCGGGGAGCCTTCATTCAAAAGCAATTTAAGATCTTCTGCCGTTTCAGTATTGGTATGCACCGCATCAGCCGCGTTGATAAGTGCCGGCAACTGGATCAGGGGAGGTACACGAAAATTGGCGATATGATGATCAAAAGAGTCTTCTCCCTCGCGTCTGAAGCGCAGCGCGCCGATACGCGTATGATCCGTGACCCCTAGCAGGTAATCGATTTCTGAAAGGGTTCGCCTTTCCCCAGCTTTACCGAGGGCGCGTCTGATAAGTTGCCTGCCCCACCGATCGGGTGCCGCGTCACGGAGCGCTCCCGGCAGCGCAGATTTATCTGAAGAAGTGTAAAACGCTCCTTCCCGGAGCGGCAGGTTCTCAGGATCAATCGCAAAAGCGTTTGTTCCACGGAGCCATTCGTCTGCGTATTCGAACGCCGAACTTTGGCTGTGACGCCTGTTGATATAGCGAAGGCGTCCTACAATGCTGGTGCCGTCGGGCGTATCAATATGGACTTCGATCGTCTCACTCATCAGCGAATCCTTCTGCTTACTCTGCGAACAGGCATGATTTTCTTGGGCAGGTGGTCCTCGTCAAGATCGAGACCCAGAGGGTCATTGATGCGGTCGGCGACTTCAGCCAGACCTCCGGCAAGACCAAGGATAGCCAAAACCGTCGCATAGATGCCCATTGAGACCGTGGGATCACCTTTTTCAACCTTGTAAAGCGTGGAGCGGCTGATGAAGGCACGTTCCGCCATTGAGACCGTCGAAATGCGGCGTTTCTTGCGCGCAACGACTATATCTGCGCCGAGTTTCACTAAAGCTTGTCGCGCTGCCCGGGGAAGTGTTTCTGGTGCTTGCGATTTCATTGTCTTATATTATTACCAATTAATGCTTATTTGTCTATAATATAAGACAATAAATTAAAAAGAGAAGTTATAGTTGTATTGATAGACTTATGATTGGAGTTGGAAAGCTTTTTCGCAAGCTATACTATATCTTGCGGGTGGTCTGCACAGGAGGCACCGCTGGTACAAAAAAGGCAAGACCCGCAAATAACGGGTCCTTTTTGCGTAGCGGGCCGTGAAAAAACAGCAGGTAATAATAAGACGGGGAATAACCTTTTTGCTGTGGTATTCCCCGTCTTTATCTTATGTGCGTCAGATTTTTCCCTGAAGCAGAAACGCTATCAGCAGGGCGTAGATTACCAGAGACTCGATCAGGGCGAGACCGATAATCATGGGCGTCTGGATCTTCGCGGAAGCTCCGGGATTTCTGGCTATGCCGTCAACAGCAGAAGCCGTGGCGAGTCCCTGACCTACTCCCGCAACGCCTGCGGCTATACCTATGCCTACTCCGGCGCCGATTCCAAGCCCCATCTTCGCCAGTTCTCCTAAGCCCCCCTCAGTCGCGGCGAACGCGTCGGGAACGAAAGCACCGAACGAAGCCAGTGCCGCAAGACCTATAAAAGAAAACAACCTTTTCATTTCTTACCTCCTGAATTTATGTCAGTGTTCATGCGCTTCGGCAAGCGCGATATATATGGTCGAAAGTATAGTGAATATAAAAGCCTGCAAAAAAGATACGAAAATACCTAGTCCCACGAAAGCCATGGGAATCAGTATATGCGTGAGGTTGGTAAACACTCCGAGCACCATGTGGTCGCCTGTTATGTTCATGAAAAGCCTGAGGGATAGTGACAGAGGCCTTACCAGATGGCTTATAACCTCGATGATCAGCATAAGTGGCGCGAGGAAAATTACCGGGCCCAGAAAATGCTTGATGTAACCGAGCCCGTGCTCCCTTATTCCGTAGTAGTTGTACATGACGAATATGAGAAGCGAGCACGCTACGGTGGTGTTCAGATTTCCGGTCGGCGGAAGAAAACCCGGGATCATTCCCAGCAGGTTCGCAAACAGTATGAAGAAAAACGACCCGGCTAGAAGCGGGAAGTACTTCTTCGCCTTTTCACGGGATCCGAAAACGTTTTCGATCGTGTTGAAAAGAAACTCAAGCCCCACGAGTTCGAAGAAAATGTTCATCGACGGCTTCTCTTCGGGGATTACGGACTCTTCCCTAGAATAATGCTTTGTTACCCTCAGGCCGACAAACAGTATGAACAGGAGTACCAGCACTCCGCCCAGAATATGGTCGTATTCTATGAGACCGGCGAGGGAAAACCAGCTGAAATGTTCCATGTCTAACCCTTCAAACCTTTACCTATTATTACTATCACCACGGAAGTTAAGCCTATCATTAAACCATAAATATTCAGTTTTGCAAATACGAGTAAAACCGTTATTATCGCAAGCAGCGCGAGCATTTTCATGACTAGTATGAACATGGAAAACGCAAGTGAATATCTTTTTTCCGCAAGCGCCTTTACGACGAATCTTATGGCTACGTAATCGAGCAGAAAAAGGACCCCCGCAACCGCTATGGCCACCGCCATTTCCCTTTCTCCGATGGCGATATTCACGACGAAAAGAAGCGCCGTTACGGCCAGGGACAGTTTCTCAACGCCGAAATCAAGGTTTTTCATCGTTTCCGTCTTTTCTTTCCTGCCTCAGTTTGAGTGTCCGTAAAAGCAGGGTCAGTCCCGCTATCACTCCGCACACAAGACCTAGCAGGGTAAAGAAAGGGAAAGCGGTGTCAAGTTTTCCGTCGATGTAGTCGCCGAGGAAGAGCCCCGCTATGACGGAAAAAGCGAACTCAATTCCGATTACAACGAAAAAAAGCCAGTTAGGATTTCTGATTTCACTCTCCCTGGGGAATCTCCCGAAGTGACGAGTAGACTGCCTGAAGGGTCTGGTCTACCTGCTTTTTCGTGTGCGCGGTCGAAAGGAATACGCTTTCGAACTGAGAGGGCGGGAACATGACTCCGTTTTCAAGAAGATTTCTGAAGAATCTCGCGTATTTCGCGGTATCGCATCCGAGTGCTCCGGCGTAGTCCGTTACTCTCTGGTCGGTGAAAAACACGGTGAACATGGAGCCGACAGAGTTTACGGTGGCGTCAATGCCAAGCTCTGCTATTATTTCCCTTATTCCAGATACCAGGGAGGCGGTCAGGCTCTCAAGGCGCCTGTAGGTTCTTGGGTTAAGTTCTTTTACTGTCGCAATTCCCGCCGCCATGGCGAGCGGATTTCCCGAGAGGGTGCCCGCATGGTACATGGGACCTTCAGGGGAAACCATTTGCATTATTTCTGCGCTGGCCCCGTACGCTCCTACCGGAAGCCCTCCTCCTATTATTTTCCCGAGACAGGTTATGTCCGGGACTACGCCGAACAGTTCCTGTGCGCCTCCTCTTGCGAGACGAAACCCCGTTATGACCTCGTCGAAGATGAGAACCGCTCCGTGTTTTTTGCATGTAGAGCGCAATTTCCTGAGGAAGCTTTTCTCGGGAGTTACCACTCCCATGTTTCCCGCCACGGGTTCGATTATCACTCCGGCAATCTTTTTGGGGTACTTCTCGAAAAGCCTTTTGACGGAATCTATGTTGTTATACCGAGCAAGCAGCGTTCTGTTCACAAACGATTTCGGGACCCCGGCACTGCTCGGATTCCCGAAAGTCGTGGCTCCCGAACCGGATTTCACGAGCAGAAAATCCGAGTGTCCGTGGTAGCATCCCTCGAACTTGATTATGTATTCCCTTCCGGTGACCGCTCTTGCAAGCCTTATGGCGCTCATGGTGGCCTCGGTTCCGGAATTGGTAAGGCGAACTTTCTCAATCGAGGGGAAGTGTCTTGTTATCAGCGTGGCAAGATCTGTTTCCAGTTCGCAAGGGGCACCGAAGCTCGTTCCTAGGGGAAGCCTTTCCCCGACGGCCTTTACCACCGAGGGATGCGAGTGTCCCAGGATCAGCGGACCCCATGAGGCCACGTAGTCGATGAACCTGTTCCCGTCGGCGTCATATACGTAGGAACCTTCGGCCCTTGATACAAAGAGCGGCGAACCTCCCACGGCCGCAAAAGATCTCACGGGACTGTTTACCCCGCCCACAAGCACGTTTCTTGCCCTGCGAAAAAGCTTCTCTGAGTTGATGGTTTTCATAAAAACGGTTCGGTGTCGACCACGGCCGGAGCTTTTATTCTCCCGGCGTAGACAAGGTCTTAAGGTGTTCTTTCGCCGTTGCGGCTTCGGGTG
Above is a window of Candidatus Dadabacteria bacterium DNA encoding:
- a CDS encoding type II toxin-antitoxin system HipA family toxin, yielding MSETIEVHIDTPDGTSIVGRLRYINRRHSQSSAFEYADEWLRGTNAFAIDPENLPLREGAFYTSSDKSALPGALRDAAPDRWGRQLIRRALGKAGERRTLSEIDYLLGVTDHTRIGALRFRREGEDSFDHHIANFRVPPLIQLPALINAADAVHTNTETAEDLKLLLNEGSPLGGARPKSAVEDKDGSLAIAKFPKPDDDRSIPHGEVLAMTLARQVGLTVADARLLDVVGRPVALIRRFDRVRNQRIPFLSAMSLLGLNDGDEGTYTDIAEIIRMYSSSPTQDLNELWKRVVFNVLIGNLDDHLRNHGFLYDRNSRWRLSPAYDLNPVPLAEKARELTTWISEQGPEADLDLAREAAPFFGLKKKQAEAIIDEISAALKSWQSTARRLGMNSRDMDIYATAIRSS
- a CDS encoding ATP synthase F0 subunit C, which gives rise to MKRLFSFIGLAALASFGAFVPDAFAATEGGLGELAKMGLGIGAGVGIGIAAGVAGVGQGLATASAVDGIARNPGASAKIQTPMIIGLALIESLVIYALLIAFLLQGKI
- the atpB gene encoding F0F1 ATP synthase subunit A, whose amino-acid sequence is MEHFSWFSLAGLIEYDHILGGVLVLLFILFVGLRVTKHYSREESVIPEEKPSMNIFFELVGLEFLFNTIENVFGSREKAKKYFPLLAGSFFFILFANLLGMIPGFLPPTGNLNTTVACSLLIFVMYNYYGIREHGLGYIKHFLGPVIFLAPLMLIIEVISHLVRPLSLSLRLFMNITGDHMVLGVFTNLTHILIPMAFVGLGIFVSFLQAFIFTILSTIYIALAEAHEH
- the hemL gene encoding glutamate-1-semialdehyde 2,1-aminomutase translates to MKTINSEKLFRRARNVLVGGVNSPVRSFAAVGGSPLFVSRAEGSYVYDADGNRFIDYVASWGPLILGHSHPSVVKAVGERLPLGTSFGAPCELETDLATLITRHFPSIEKVRLTNSGTEATMSAIRLARAVTGREYIIKFEGCYHGHSDFLLVKSGSGATTFGNPSSAGVPKSFVNRTLLARYNNIDSVKRLFEKYPKKIAGVIIEPVAGNMGVVTPEKSFLRKLRSTCKKHGAVLIFDEVITGFRLARGGAQELFGVVPDITCLGKIIGGGLPVGAYGASAEIMQMVSPEGPMYHAGTLSGNPLAMAAGIATVKELNPRTYRRLESLTASLVSGIREIIAELGIDATVNSVGSMFTVFFTDQRVTDYAGALGCDTAKYARFFRNLLENGVMFPPSQFESVFLSTAHTKKQVDQTLQAVYSSLREIPQGE